The stretch of DNA AAATGCCTACACATTCACATACAATAGTTACAGCCACATTTAAGAAGCAACACAGGACATGATTTGGAGAagggaaacaaaaataatcaCGAAGATAGTATGATTAAAGACAGAAAGATAAAGATTTATTCTGAAGGAGCAATCTAAGGGAAAAAAAGCGGGGGGCATCGGgcaaggctgggcatggcggctgtaatcccagcacttcgggaggccgagacaggaggatcgcttgagcacaagagtttgagaccagcctgggcaacacggcaaaaccccatctctacaaaaaaatacaaaagttagccaggcacggtggtatgCACccgtggctgaggcaggagcatcaccgGAGTGCTATCAGTGAACTGtcactgtgccactacactccaggctggacaatggaataagaccctgcctcaaaaaaagaaagaaaagaacaaaagacaatccagccaggtgtggtggctcacgcctctactcccagcactctgggaggccaaggcaggagtatcacttgagtccaggagtttaaggaaagcctgggaggccgggcgcggtggctcacgcctgtaatccctgcactttgggaggccgagatgggcggatcacgaggtcaggagatcgagaccatactggctaacacggtgaaaccccgtctctactaaaatacaaaaaaaaaaaaattagccgggcgcagtggcgggcgcctgtagtcccagctactcgggaggctgaggcaggagaatggcgcgaacccgggaggcggagcttgcagtgagccgagatggtgccactgcactccagcctgggtgacagagtgaagactccgcctcaaaaaaaaaaaaaaaaaaaaaaaagaaaagcctgggaaaCACACTGACATAGTGAGAGCTCATCTCTacgtttttcttgttttaagggGGCGGGTATAACCTTTGGCAGGAGAAATATAAACTAAACTATTAAACAtctgaaaaaattagaaataaaaaaattaaagtattccTCAAAATAAGTACAgatttacaaaacagaaaaatactgcAATATTTACTTCACTCACTCATTCGACAAATTCAAGCAAAGTAATGTGCCAAGCACCATTCTAGGTGCTAGATACAATAgtgaacaaaatggacaaaacGTTTGGCCTCATGTAGCTTATGTTCTTAATTGAAAtagaagttgaaattataaataaattctaCAAAAGTTATTAAAGAGGAGAGATAACCCAGTTTTCCACTGTCTTAGAATTAAATGAGGTTCTAGAAGAAACTGGGAAAAAGTAAAGTCAATCAACTGGGCTGTTAATAAATGTAACTTAGCCCTAAGCTTGTCTTAGAAggtatttttaagttaaaaaaaaaattcagtttataCAAAGCAATTACAGAATAATAATATAATCTAAGAGTATAAACTATTAACTTTCTTTGCTTTCGTAGTTTTTAAATCCTTTAGTTATGCCGAACCATGTGGTTATTTAAGGAATACAGTAAGGGTGTGTCATTTCTGCAAAAACACCTgcttttaacaacaaaaaacaaaagtaaattctAGATATAAAGACTCTTCAATTCTAAGACTAAACCACTTAAGaggttactattttttaaaatgcttaagaCTATACTGACGGAAGCAAAAAGTGCTGTTAAAGTTTACAACAGGCtcagagcagtggctcacacctgttaatcctaacactttgggaggctgaggcaggtggatcacttgaggttaggaattcgagaccagcctggccaacatggtgaaaccccatttccactaaaagacaaaaattagccaggtgtggtggcatgtgcctgtattctcaACTACTGAGAAGGCACACAaatctctggaacccaggaggtgaggtggcagtgagccaagatcgcaccactgcactccagcctgggcgacaaagcgagacctgtccaaaaaaaaaattttacaataaaaactaaattacaggctaggcactgtggctcatgcctgtactcctagcactttgggagggcgaggcaggagaatcacttcagctcaggaatttgagactagcgtATGCAACATAGTAAaccttcatctctacaaaaaatacaaaaattagctgggtatggtggtgcacacctgtggtcccagctacttggtaggctgaagtggggggatcacttgagcctgggagacagaggttacagtgagctagtatcgcaccactgcactctagcctgggtgacagtgtgagatactgtctcaaaaaataaatcacatattGGGACAATCCGCTATCCATGTGGGAAAGGATGAATTTGGACTCCTACCTCACATCATCCAGAAAACCTACATAAACCacgagaggaaaaaaaatgaactagaTGAAccagacttcatcaaaattaaaactttctgcCCTTCAATAGGTACCACTGACGCCgtgcgtggtggtgcaagcctgtaatcccagctactcagtaggatcacttgagaccagtctgggcaacacagaaagacctcatctcaaaaggTGCCTGTGGGGTGGCGGTGGGGGCAGggcagaggtgggtgggaggTGGCTGTACTACTGAGAGAATGAAAAAACTCACAGGAGAAATTATCTGCCAATCATATACAACAGActtatacacaaatatataaagaactgttaCAACTTagtaagaaaatgtaattttaaaagagtaaagTATTTATACAGTTATTTCTCTCCAAAGAggataaatggccaataagcacataaaaagacaCTCAACActattagtcattagggaaatcatacttcacacccactagaatgactTAATCAAAGAGAGATGGTACCAAGTATTGGTAAATCATACCACAAAAAGAAATCATACTTCAAACACACTAGAATGACTAATCAAAGATAGATGGCACCAAGTGTTGGTAAGAATATGGAGAAACTAGAACCTTCTATATTGCTGATGAGGAAGTAAAATGACAtagtcattttggaaaatagtttgacagTTTCTAAAAATGTGACACACAGAGCTATCATATGTCCCAGCAATTCAactcctaggtatctacccaacagaaataaaaacatatccacACAATAACTTATttatgaatgttcacagcagcattatccAAAACAGTCAAAAAGTAGACTGGACTAGAGcctactgttttaaaaaaaaaaaaaaaaaaaaagaggtacaaACAACTAatattcatcaactgatgaacaaAAAAGCAGTATAGTCACATAGTGTACTATTCAGCactaaaaaaggaataaaatactgaCATGTGCTTACAATGcaaataaaccttgaaaatattatactTAGTGAAAGAAGTTAGACATCAAAAATcacatactgtattattccacttatataaaatacacaaggcaaatctatagaaagAATAGTAGCTGCCTAGGACAGAGTGCAAATGAAAAGTAAATGCAAATGAACAAAGGGctactttgaatatattaaaaatcatctGTATATCATAATGGGTGAAATTTATGGCATTAGTTGTATCTCAAACCTGTTAAATCACACAAAAACTCTATAGTATTGAAATCTTGAATACAGAAAATGCtgaggaaaaagtaaaaacaaatactaGCCTGTGTTCTGCCTCAAGTGAACTTGAAAGAACATCAGTTTGTGGGAAGGTTGAAGACCGAATGATCTGCTGGGAAATCACCGAGGCATTGCCATTCTCTTGAGGAATTTCATTTTCATCGAAGTTTCGGTTTATATCCCTTTCTTGGTGAGTACTATTGCTGTTATGTAAATTAAATGAGTCGTCATCCTGATtttcagagagttaaaaaaaaaaaaagattgagttcTAAAGAATACAgttattaaaaacttttaatagaTCCTAACTAAGCTTCCACTGAAAATACAtcaatgtggccgggcgcagtggctcacccctgtaatcccagcactttggaaggccaaggcaggcggatcatctaaggtcaggagttccagacccacctggccaaattggtgaaaccctgtctctactaaaaatacaaaaaaattagctgtgcgtggtgatacacgcctgtagtcccagctgcttgggaggctgtggcaggaggatcgcttgaacctaggaggcgaaggttgcagtgagccgagatcatgccattgtactccagacaagagcaaaactcttatctcaaaaaaaaccaacaaccatAAATGTAATACTTATTAAATTAggaatgaaaaattaatttttcatatttttcattcctAATTTTGGATGGATATCCAAAGCTTTCTTACCCTAATTATTCCTATCTATACAACAAAGGTAAAACTAAAAGCATGAAGTCAGGCAAGATGAGAGAAGCACAAGAAAGCAGATATAAACAAGAAcgctttttaaatgtatttttccacAGGAACTACAGAATGAAGTAAGTCTACTTTAGAAATGAagtcatggctgggcacagtagctcacgcctgtaatcccaacactttgggaggccaaggcaggtggatcacctgaagtcaggagttcaagaccagtctggccaacatggtgaaaccccgtctctacaaaaaatgaaaaaattagctagacgtacaaaaatacaataattagccaggtgtggtggcacacaccgatagtccagctactaggaaggctgaggaacaagaatcgcttgaacctgggaagtggaggttgcagcagcCCAAGAtgatgccatggcactccagcttgggtgacagaaagagacttcatctcaaacaaagggagggatggggggaaggagagaagaggagggggaagagaaggagagaagaggagagggaagaggaggagagaagaggagggggaagaggaggagagaagaggagggggaagaggaggagagaagaggagggggaagaggaggagagaagaggagggggaagagaaggagagaagaggagggggaagaggaggagagaagaggagggggaagaggaggagagaagagggggaagaggaggagagaagaggagggggaagaggaggagagaagaggagggggaagaggagggaggaagaggaggagagaagaggaggagagaagaggaggagagaagaggagggggaagaggaggagagaagaggaggagagaagaggaggagagaagaggaggagagaagaggagggggaagacgaggaggaaggggaggggagaacaGAGAAGTTATTATTTATGCACATGGCTTTCCAAGTTACTTTCCAAGGAGATGATTCAAATGTATTCCAAAGTCCTAACACATGCTCAAATATTTCAATGACACACCAATGTCAAATTAATTATTGCTATTCAATTACCTTCTCTGAGCCAGCACGGCTTTCATCTTCATGTTCCTCTTCTACTCTGTCTCTTTTCAATGCTTTCAAAAATTCACTCTTCTTATCAGTGCGCATTCGTGTCAGTTTGGTTAGACGAGGCTGCTGATTAAGTTTGTCAACAGGAGAAGAGGAATTTGAGCGATTACACTAAGAGGAAATTCAGAAATACTGATAAATATGTAGCCAAGGAATCAATGTCAACATAAAATTCATTACTACCACAGCTTCCTATTTTACctttatttacagaaaacaaaattgatcACAATGTCTATGTTAAAGTCTAGTTCTCTCTATCCCTGTATTTTCCCCTACTCAATGAGTCAACAAAAGATTTTTCTTGTCCCACAAACAATGAAGGTCTAATAATACTCAGAACTACGATTCTAAATTAGGcgtctaaatattattttataaatgcatcCTAGGATTGTTTAAACTTTTCTATAATACACAGAAGAGCAGCTTTTCAAACCGTGTTACACAGAGCTCTACAGTTCAGTAACAGCTCCAGTAAgatctattttataattatttatacacatacataaggTTTATCCGAGTGAATTTCACCCGGGAAATGTTTGAGAGAcagcagggaggagaggagaaagaatccttttgtttttggttctttgGTGTTTTGACAGTGGAACATAAAACAGAATGTTAAAACTCTGTGTCATATGGATTATCAGTCATGGAAACAAACCATAATAATGCTTACTTGTTGGCATTAATGTTTGTATAGCTAATCTTAGCAGAATTAACCAGCTAGGAATGCTAGTCCTTCCCTCAAAGTTCAAAAATTCTGTGTCTGAGATCATAAATAATAGTATATGAGGGGTTCCAATACagtacacaaagcagtttcaggtATAATAAGTGTTATGGGTGTCCTCTGACACTAGACTGGTCAGAGAACTCCCTGTTCTGGGAGTTTCAAAACCTCGatcaaatgagaaagaaatacctgaactaccatcctggctaacacggtgaaaccccgtctctactaaaaaatacaaaaaactagctgggcgaggtggcgggcgcctgtagtcccagctactcgggaggctgaggcaggagaatggcgtgaacccgggaagcagagcttgcagtgagccgacatccggccactgcaatccagcccgggcgacagagcgagactccgtctcaaaaaaaaaaaaaaaaaaaaaaagaaatacctgaactACCAGGTACTCACAGTCAGTACAGTAACAATACGTACATTTCTCTCTTGTTCCTCCTTTCGCCCCACTATTAACAGTAATAAAACGTCCACCAtccccaaaagaagacattatacAATACAAATCCTCATTAGTTAAGTTCAATACTACAACGTAATTATCACAAGTATCAAATAACAATGcaattttcataattattttcttaaaaattactcttggtccaggtgtggtggctcatgcctgtaatcccaggaactgtgggaagctgaggagagaggatcacttgatgccaggagtttgagaccagcctggacaacataacgagatcctcatctctacaaaaaataaaaaattagctggcccagtggcaagcacctgtagctGTAGTCCTAGACAATCAGGAgactaagatgggaggattgcttgagcccaggaggtcaaggctgcagtgagccacaaatgagccactgtactccagcctgagcaacagagaccctgtccctcccaccacccccaaaaaaattattctttgttttttaggATGTTTGGAATTCCCCGCCCCCCACATCTCCAACCTGCCACCAccacttttgagacagggtctcactctgttgcccaggcttgagtgcggtggcataatcacagcttgctgcagccttgacattCCCAGGCCcgggtgttcctcccaccttagcctcccaagatctgggatcacaggcacataccaccatgcccagctatatatatatatatatatatatatatatattttttttttttttaaagtagagacagggtttcacatattgcccaggctggtctgaaattcctgggctccagtgatcctcctgtcccacttcccaaagtactgggattataggcatgagctaccacacccagctgggaattttcatttaaaatattttaaatgattcctACTTTCCCAAAGTGCAAAACTGGTTAACAAATGAAGTATATGAATCCAGTTTTCTGAAGGAATGAAACtcattttaatgtattcatttaatgAATGTCTACCTTTTATTCACTgttaaattatcaaaattaaaatgttacattcCTCAAGAGTAATTTTTAATGTCATACCTCTTTCACTGAATTTGTTGATGGGCTAAAATTCTTGGCAGTTGATTTAAAAGCATTAAAGTTGCCAACACCATATGTGGACTCATGAGGGAAAGAAGttccaactttattttcttttgtttggctTTTCCATTGTGTAGGctaaagaaaaacacacaaacattAATGGCTATCAAAAACCGGTTATaggagaaagacaaaaaccatcaatattataaaacaagaaagaCTACACTAGGCTCATAAAAACAACTATTTTTGTATCACACTGCATTATTCCTACACAgttctctgttcctttttctacaaataaaatcaaaactgAGCATTTAGGTATCTAACTAATCTGCTATTTTTCCAAAGTTACATAAAGTTGGGTTTCTTTCACTTGAGAATAAGAAAACATGTAAGTTTCCAAAACCCAAAACTGAGCACCAGGTAAAACAGCATTATATATTATCATTAAGCAAATATATCACAAATAcatctagcaaaaaaaaaaaaaaaaaaaaaatttgtaggtTTCACTTACTACTGCTAAAACAATAAAACCACACAAACGCACACACCACATCAAAGATAATTAAGAGCACATATGGGTCAATTCTTGCCACCTAGAACTCAGCACCCTACGAAGTACcttcatacacattttaaattctttaacaTTTTCCCCCATAGTATATAAATTGGTTATCAACTCAAAAtttacatttgtggtaatttagAACTTACTTTTGTAGGTGGA from Macaca nemestrina isolate mMacNem1 chromosome 6, mMacNem.hap1, whole genome shotgun sequence encodes:
- the LOC105499412 gene encoding vasculin isoform X3, with the protein product MLVIKKGNTKDLQLSGFPVVGNLPSQPVKNGTGPSVYKGLVPKPAAPPTKPTQWKSQTKENKVGTSFPHESTYGVGNFNAFKSTAKNFSPSTNSVKECNRSNSSSPVDKLNQQPRLTKLTRMRTDKKSEFLKALKRDRVEEEHEDESRAGSEKDDDSFNLHNSNSTHQERDINRNFDENEIPQENGNASVISQQIIRSSTFPQTDVLSSSLEAEHRLLKEMGWQEDSENDETCAPLTEDEMREFQVISEQLQKNGLRKNGILKNGLICDFKFGPWKNSTFKPTTENDDTETSSSDTSDDDDV